The Flavobacteriales bacterium genome contains the following window.
GAGGAAGTCCACTTCATGGCGCCAGCGATGCCACCAGTAGAACACGAACGTCACCACGAAGTAGCCGATGAGCCCACCGATCCATGGAGCCAGCGTGCTGAGGTCGAACAGCGATGCACCCTGCAGCCATTTGTCCCAAGTGGCCCTTCCGAGGAAGAGCACTCCGAGCTGAAGCAGGTTGATGATGATGACGCGCGTCCACCAGCCTTTCACGTGCGGCAGTTTCTGGTCCGGAACAATACGTTCCAGAACGATGAAGCCAAGCCCGATGGCGATCATCACACCGATCATGCGCACAGGAGTTTCCCGCCAATGTAACGGCGCAGTCCTTCGGTTATCCCTTCGCTGAAGGCCCCTGGCCACCTCCTGGGCGCGGACCACGGGGGCCACGCCAGCGGTTGCTGCGCCGCTTGCCCCCATTGCCGCTTCCGTTGTTGTTCGCGCTGGACTGACCTTGGCCCTGTCGGCTGCCGTGCGACTGCTGCTGCTTCTCACCGCTGGGGCGATGGCTGCTCTGCTGGCGAGGGCGTTGGTGGTTGTGGCGCGGGCCGCGCTCTTCCACTTCGCGTGGAGGAGGCGGTGCACCATCGAACGGATGGTCCCGCACCACCGGCACCTGCATGCCGATGAGCTTTTGGATGTCGCGCAGGTAGTCGCGCTCCTCGCCGGTGTCGCAGAAGCTGATGGCCAGGCCGCTGGCCCCTGCACGTCCGGTGCGTCCAATGCGGTGCACGTAAGTTTCCGGCACGTTGGGCAGTTCGTAGTTGATCACATGGCCCAGTTCATCGATGTCGATGCCGCGCGCAGCGATGTCCGTGGCAACCAGCACACGGGTTTTGCCGCTCTTGAAGTTCGCCAGCGCACCTTGCCGGGCGTTCTGGCTCTTGTTCCCGTGGATCGCCTCAGCTGTAATACCGGCCTTCAGCAGGTCTTTGGCCACTTTGTTCGCGCCGTGCTTCGTGCGGGTGAAGACCAAAGCGCTCCGCAGCGCCGGGTTCTCCAGGACGTGCACCAACAACGCTCGCTTGTGGCCCTTGTCCACATGGTACACCTGCTGCTGCACCTTTTCGGCGGTGGTGCTTTGTGGCGTCACTTCAACCCGCCGTGGGTTGGTGAGGATGGTGTTCGCCAGCTTGGAAACGTCGGGCGGCATGGTGGCGCTGAAGAACAGCGTTTGCCTTTTGGAGGGCAGCTTTTGGATCACGCGCTTCACGTCGTGGATGAAGCCCATGTCGAGCATGCGGTCGGCTTCGTCCAGCACGAAGAGTTCGATGCTCTCCAAGTGCACATAGCCCTGGCCCATGAGGTCCAGCAAACGACCGGGCGTGGCGATCAGCACTTCCACCCCGCGGTGCAGTGCATCCGTTTGGGGCTTCTGGCCCACTCCGCCGAAGATCACGGTGTGCCGGACCTGAAGGTTGCGGCCGTAGGCGGCGAAACTCTCTCCGATCTGGATGGCGAGCTCGCGTGTGGGGGTGAGGATGAGGCAGAGCGGTTGTTTGCCTTTGCGGGGCCCGGTCGGTGCAGCAACGGCCACTTCCGCGGTCTGTTTCCCGCCGAAGAAGGAGCGCAGCTTGCTCACTCCGCCTGTAGGCTGGGAGGCAGGCGCCGATCCGCTTATCAGTTGAAGGATGGGCAGGGCGAACGCTGCTGTTTTCCCTGTGCCGGTCTGTGCGCAGCCGAGCAGGTCGTGGCCCTGCAACAGGATCGGGATGGCTTGTTCCTGGATGGGGGTGGGCTTGGTGTAGCCTTCGTGACGCAACGCGTCGAGCAAGGGCTGGCTCAGCCCCAGTTGGTCGAATGTCATGATGGTTGAGAGAGATGCGCTTGTGGCGGCGGCCTTGGGGGCGCTGGTCCCCGAGGCAGAGATTACCTGCCAGCGCGTGCCCCTGATCTGTTGGCGGGGCGGGGTGAATGGTTGACTATCGGGGGCGAATGTACTGCGATCGGCCGGTGCGACAGGTCGGGACCCGGGCTTTCAGGCTCGATCCAGGGTTCGGACATCATAGGATAGCGCACTTTCCGCCCCACGATTTGTCCAACCTTCGACAATACATTTGGACCCCTTCGTAAGCACAAACCTCAACCATAACCAAGATGAACAAACAGTACATCACCGCTCTTGCCGCGATCCTCGTCGCTGGCGGGGCCATTGCCCAAAGCAACGCGGGCACCCGCGCACTGAAAGAGCGCTATGACGCATCAGCCGTGCGCCACAACACCCCCGGCGCCGCCAAGGGTGCGGTCATTTGGAGCAATACGTTCGCCAGCGCGAGCGATTGGGTCATCAGCCATGACCCGAACGGGTTCGTGGTGGATTGGCAGATCGGTATCGGCTTGGAGAGCTCCGGCCAGTACGGCACCCCTGCGATCCTGAGCACCACGGCTTCGGATGGTTACGCAATGTTGTGCAGCGACTGTGGGAACAACGGCGGAAGCACCTACGAGCAGAGCTTCCTTACCACGGCCCAGTCCATCGACCTGAGCGCCTTTCCGAACGTTGTGCTCCAGTTCGAAACGCAGTACCGCCGTTTCAACAACGAGCAGACCTACATCGCCATCAGCACCGACGGTGTGACCTGGCCTGTTCCCCCGAGCGATACGGCCACCGTGGGCCTGCCCACGGGGCTTTATCCCGTGTGGAAGGACGGCGAGCTCACGCAGAGCGTTTCCCCGGGCAACCCCACCGTTAAGCGGATCAATATCAGCGATGCGGCCGGCAGCCAAGGCACCGTTTGGGTCCGTTTCTACTGGTACGGTGTATGGGGCTACGCCTGGTACGTTGATGACGTGCGGGTGGAAGAGCAGCCCCAATATGATGTTGTGATGAAGAGCGGTTTCGTATCCCACACTGGCACTGGTGATGAGTACGGCCGTATCCCTGCCGCCCAAATGGGCACCTTCCTGAACGTGGGCGGTGAGTTCACCAACCCGGGCGTGCAGGACCAGACCAACGTATCGGTGAACGCCGATGTGGCCGGTTACAATGCGAACACCAGCGCCGCTCTGCTGGTTACGGACGAGACCTTGCTCATGGACGAGGACATCACCCTTGGTGGTGCACTGGCCCAGCAGCTTTACACCTGCAGTCTCTCGGTGACGAGCGATCAAGGGGGACAGGATGCTTACCCGGACAACAACCTCTACCTGCGCAACTTCGAGATCACGGACAATGTCTACTCCTTGGACGGTATCGATAACCACCCCGCTGGCTACGAACTGCTCACCGCAACCGGTACCAACAGCTTCACGGACAATGCCGATCAGTTGTTCCTGATGACCATGTACTACATCAGCACACCGATGACCGTCACCGGCCTTGAGGTGCTGCTCGCCAATGGCACCGTTGAAGGCGGTACCATTACTGCCAGCATCCACGATACCACGGAGGTGCTGAACGACAATGTGCTGAGCCCGCTGGTGACCAGTTCGGAGACCGACGTAACGGCGTGGCACATCGCCAACGGCCGCGTCGGCATCGCGTTCAACCCTCCCTTCACGCTCAACCCGGGCGTGTACTACGCCGCGGTTGAACTGGTGAGCAACAGCAACGCGAACGACATCCGCGTTCTGGACGATGTCACCGTGCCCCAGCCGGCCATCGCCAGCATGATCAGCTTGGCCAGTGACGGTCTTTCCTACAGCAACGGCAACGCCTATGGGATCCGTCTCAGCAGCGATCCCGCTGTTGCCGTGCAGGAGAACACCGGTGCGCTGGAAGGCATCAACATCTATCCGAACCCCAGCGAGGGCCTGTTCACCATCAATGCAGCCGAGGCCGGCAGCTACCTGGTGGACGTGACCAACATCCTGGGCGAGGTGGTGTACACCGTGAACTTCAACAACCTCACCGTTGTTGACCTGAGTGGCCTAGCCAAGGGCGTGTACAGCGTGCGCGTGAGCAACGACGTTGCCAGCACCGTGCAGAAAGTGACGATCCGCTAGGCGGTATCCGAACGAAACGGGCCCGCGCATCCTGGCAACAGGGTGCGCGGGTTCTTTTTGCGGCCCTACCTGGCCAGGTCGTTGGAAGGCACGTAGGGTTCCATGTACCCTTCGCGGGCCATCTTCCCGCCGATCTCCATGAACTTCTCCTTCTCCGGCCAGGCCCAGGTGTTCAGACCGTCCACGTAGCGGTTGAACATGCAGAAGCTGGCTGCGATGAGCACGGTATCGTGGATCTCGATGTCCGTGGCACCGGATTCCCTTGCCTGGGCAACATCGTCTTCGGTAACGTGCTTGCCGCCGCGTTGCACTTGGTGCGCTACGTGCAGCAGGGCTCGCATCCTGGGCGATAGTGCCTCGTTGGGCAGTCCTGCCTTGATCTCGTCAATGAAGTCGGCCGCGCGGCCCAAGTGCGCACAGGCGGCTGCGGCGTGGCTGGTGTGACAGAAGTGGCAGCCGTTCCACCAGCTCACGCTGGCAGCGATGATCTCGCGCTCGCCCTTTGTGAGCGTGCTGGGTCCTTGCAAAAGGATCTCCACCAGTTCACGGAGCGGCTTCGCGGTCTCGGGACGGTAGATCAGCAAGCCACTGATGCCGGGGCTGTGGCCGGGAGGGAGGTTGATGTGGGGCATGCCGGGAATGTGGGGTGAAAATGGAGGTCGTTCCTGCGCACGTGATCCGGGCGGAGGCCAATACTGCGGTTCGTTGTGCCGATGGCTGGGACCGCAATGCAAGCCAAAAACGAACGGCGCCGAGAAGGCGCCGTTCGGAAATGCTCTTTGGGATCGGTCACTCCGCCAACACCAGCACGGTGTTTTTCATCACTTCCACCACGCCGCCCTTAACGGGGAACTCCTGCACTTTGCCGTCAGCGGTGGTCACCTTCACGTTGCCTGCCTTAAGCACGGTGATCAGCGGGGCGTGGTTGTCCAGGAAGCCCATGCTGCCGTCCACACCGGGCACGCTCACTTGCTTGGCTTCGCCCTTGAAGACCTCCTTGTCCGGGGTGATGATCTCTAGTTTCATGTGTCCATGTGATCATGTGTCCATGTGCTCATGCGCTCGGGCCACGGCCACTTGGGCACATGGACGCATGGTCACATGCTATCAGGCTTTCGCCGCGTCAGCGAGCATCTTCTTACCGGCCGTGATAACGTCCTCGATGCTGCCCTTCAGGTTGAATGCCGTTTCAGGGTACTCGTCCATTTGGCCGTCCAGGATCATGTTGAAGCCCTTGATGGTTTCCTCGATGGGCACCATCACTCCGGGCAGGCCGGTGAACTGCTCGGCGACGAAGAACGGCTGGCTCAGGAAACGCTGCACTTTACGGGCACGGTTCACGGACATCTTGTCGTCTTCGCTCAATTCGTCCATGCCGAGGATGGCGATGATGTCCTGCAGTTCCTTGTAGCGCTGGAGGATGGCCTTCACGCGCTGGGCGCAACGGTAGTGCTCCTCGCCAACGATGGCAGGCGTCAGGATGCGGCTGGTGGAATCCAGCGGATCCACCGAAGGATAGATACCCAGCTCTGCGATCTTGCGGCTCAACACCGTGGTGGCGTCCAAGTGCGCGAACGTGGTGGCCGGCGCTGGATCGGTCAAGTCATCCGCGGGCACGTAAACGGCCTGCACTGAGGTGATGGAACCGCGCTTGGTGGAAGTGATGCGTTCTTGCATGGCACCCATCTCCGTTGCCAGCGTAGGTTGGTAACCCACGGCGCTCGGCATACGGCCCAGCAGCGCCGATACTTCGGAACCCGCTTGCGTGAAGCGGAAGATGTTGTCCACGAAGAACAGGATGTCACGGCCGCCGCTCTGCTCATCGCCATCGCGGAAGTACTCGGCCAAGGTGAGGCCGCTCAGGGCCACACGTGCACGGGCTCCAGGGGGCTCGTTCATCTGCCCGAAAACGAAGGTGGCCTGGCTCGTCTCGAGTTTGGTGTAATCCACCTTGCTCAGATCCCAGCCCCCCTTCTCCATGCTGTGCATGAAGTCGTCACCGTACTTCACGATGCCGCTTTCGATCATTTCACGGAGCAGGTCGTTCCCTTCGCGGGTGCGTTCACCAACACCGGCGAAAACACTGTAGCCGCTGTAGCCCTTGGCGATGTTGTTGATCAGCTCCTGGATCAACACGGTCTTGCCCACACCAGCACCACCGAACAGACCGATCTTACCGCCTTTGGCATAGGGCTCGATCAGGTCGATGACCTTGATGCCGGTGAACAGCACCTCAGTGCTGGTGCTCAGTTCCTCGAACTTGGGAGCGGAACGGTGGATGGGATAGCTCTTGCCGCCGCTCACGTCCTTCATGCCGTCGATGGCAGCGCCCACCACATTGAAGAGACGGCCTTTGATCGCGTCGCCCACGGGCATGGCGATCGGTTGGCCTTGGCCCTCAACGCGGGTATCCCGGGCGAGGCCATCGGTGCTGTCCATGGAAACAGCGCGTACGGTGTCTTCACCGATGAGCTGCTGGGTCTCCAGGATCAACACGTTTCCGTCTTCGCGTTTGATGTGCAGCGCGTCGTAGATGTTGGGCAGGTCCTTGCCGGCCTCGAAACGAACGTCCACAACGGGTCCGATCACCTGGACCACCTTACCGATCTGCTTTGCCATGGGTCTATTTGATGCGGGCCTGCCTGCCGAAGGCAGGGATACCCCCTGTTTTGCGGCCGCGAAAGTAGCCGGACCGGACATACAGGGCCGGGGTGTGGAAAAAAGCGATTCGCGTAGCGCAACATCCCTTTGTGGACCGGTCGTGCTTGGGCGCCGTGGGATAGCCAGTTCACACGCTCATCTTCGGCCCAGGAATGAGGATCCACACCGATATCTCGCAGTTCTACGGGGTGAAACGCCCCGTGCTCACCACGGGCACCTTCGATGGCGTGCACATGGGCCATCGCAAGATCCTTTTGCGGCTCAAGGAGATCGCTCAGCGCGAAGAGGGGGAAAGTGTGCTCTTCACGTTCCATCCCCACCCGAGGATGGTGCTTTTCCCGCACGACAACGACCTGAAGCTGCTGAGCACCCAGAAGGAGAAGACCTCGCTGCTCGAAGATGCCGGTATCGACCATCTCCTTGTTGTGCCCTTTACGCGTTCGTTCAGCCGGATGACCGCATTGGAGTACGTGCGCAACATCCTCGTGGACGGTATCGGCGTGCATGCCATGGTGATCGGGCACGACCACCGTTTCGGGCGCAATCGCGAGGGTGATATCGGCACGCTGCGCCAGTTCGGCGAGGTGTACGATTTCAAGGTGGAGGAGATCCCAGCCGAGGAGATCGATCATGTGAAGGTGAGCAGCACCAAGGTGCGGCATGCCCTGCAGGCGGGTGATGTGGCCCAAGCCTGCCACTGGCTCGGGTACGAATATCCCTTGACCGGCTTGGTCGTGAAGGGCGACCAGGTGGGCCGGACCATCGGTTTCCCAACGGCCAACATCGCCCTCACCGACCCTTACAAACTGGTACCGGGCGACGGCGTGTATGCCGTTCACGTCTCCTTGCGCGACGGTGAACACTTCGGCATGCTCAATATCGGTAAGCGGCCCACCGTGCACAGCGACGGAGAGCGCACCGTGGAGGTGCATGTGCTCGGCTTGGAGCGCGACTTGTACGGAGAGACCATCACCGTGCGTTTCCATCAACGCGTGCGTGACGAGATGAAGTTCAACGGCCTGGACGGCCTCAAGCAGCAGTTGGCGATCGATCGCGACCACGTCTCACGTTTGTTCGCGCAATGACAAGGTTCCTCCCGTACCTGCTCTTCCTCTGTTCGTTGACCGCGACGGCCCAATTGCTCGATGCGCCCGCGCTCGACAGTGTTCGCACCTTCAACAGCCTCGAACGCGCATTGAAGGATCCCCTGAGCGTCCATCGGCTCGACCTTTCCGGAAAGAAGATGAAGGCGGTGCCTGAGGAAGTGCGGCAGTTCAAGAACCTCAACATGCTCGACCTGGGGAAGAACAAGCTCAAGGAACTACCCGATTGGCTGGCCGAGCTTCCTTACTTGCAGGAGGTGCACCTGGGCCGCAACAAGTTCACGGCATTCCCCGGTGTGCTTTGCAAGCATGTGCACTTGAAGAAGATCGTGGCCAGCCAGAACGAGATCGATGGTTTACCGCCCTGTATCGGTGGTCTGGAGAAGCTCGTGGTGCTCGACCTGTGGAGCAACGACATCGGTGCGCTGCCCGCCGAGGCGGAAAATTTGAAGGCACTCCGCTTCCTTGACCTCCGCGTGATCGAGATGAACGCCGAGGAGCAGGCAGCGATCCAGGAGCTGGTGCCGTGGGCCACCACATACTTCAGCACGCCCTGCAATTGCGGACAGTAGCGCGCTTCAACGCCGGACCTTTCTTTGGCGCTTGAAGCCAGAGCCCTGGAACCGGGGGCTTCGTCCGCATGCCACCTGAACTTCTCCTCGCTTTCGAATGGTCGGCCGTTGCGCTCAACATCGGCTTCACCATCCTCATTGCGTTGGAGAAGCGCCCGGGCTGGTTGCTGGGGTTCGTGGCTGCCATTTTGAGCATGGTGGTGTATGCCGCAAAGGATGCGTGGCTCATGACCGTGCTCAACGCTTTCTACGCGGGGATGGGCCTTTACGGCTGGTGGTCGTGGGGCAGAGATCCCGTCTCGAAGACCATTGTCGAGTTCCCGTTCCCCAAGCACGCAGTGCTGCTGTTGCTCGGCTGCGGCATCACGGTGTCCCTATGGGCGACCATGCATTGGTTGCGCATCCCCGGCGACTACCAGTTGATGGAAGCCTTCGTTGCCGCTTTCGCCATCATCGCCACATGGATGATGAGCGCCAAGGTCCTGAGCAACTGGATCTACTGGACCATCGGTGATCTGGTGTCCGTGGTGTACAGCGAGTTGTTGGACCTGCACGGGTACGCCCTGCTCAACGCGGTGTACATCGGCCTTGCGGTGGCCGGATACGTGCGCTGGCGCAGGGCGTACCGTGAGCAATGGCCAAAGCCAGCGGTTACTGCTTGATGAATGTCTTCGTGCCTCTGGCGCCACCGTCGTTGAGAACCACGCTGTAGCTACCGGGAGCCAATGCCGAAACGTTGAAGTTGCGCACAGCGCTGCTGCCCAATAGCTCGTTTATCACGACGCGGCCTGTTGCGTCGACTACCGCGAGCGTGGCCCGTTCGTTCGCCGCATAGGTGAGCGTGATCATATCGTGGGCCGGGTTAGGTGCGAGGCCGAACTCCAACCGCCCGGAGGGATCCACTACACCCGTGCTCAGGTCGAACGTGCCAATGTGATCGAGCTGTGTGCTATTGCCGCTTGTAAAAGCGCCCCCGATCACCACCAGGTTGCCGTGCAAGGCGATGTCCTGTACGTTGTTGTCCAAGGTTGCGGCGGGTTCGAACTGGTCGGGCACGCCGTGGAAGCGCGCGATGTTGCTGCCGTAGGTGAGGCCACTGGCAATGTTGAATTCACCGCCCAGGTACAGTGTCGTGTCCGCAACATGCAAGGTGTGGATGGCACTGATGCCAACACCCGGGAAGACGTAGTTGGTAAGGTTCGGCATCAACTGTTCCCAAGCGCTGCTACCAGCGGCCAGACGCGCAAGACCGAACACCGGCGCTATGTTCTCGAAGAGGTCACCGCCGGCGTGCAAAGCCCCATCGAACAGTTCCAGGTCGCGCACAGCCGCGTTCAACCCACCGGCCAGTTGCTCCCATCCGCCGTTGTTCAGCCGCGCCACGTGCATCAAGCTGGTGTCCTGCGCGCCGAAGACCTGTACGCCGACGAACTCGCCGCCGATGATCAGGTCCCCGTTGAAGGAGGCCAGCGCCAGGATCGTGCCGTTCAGGTTGCCACCGACGTCCTGCCACGACAGGCCCACCAGTTTGCGCACACGCTGGTCGGTGCCCGCGAACCCGCTCACCGTGCCGGCCGCGAACAGCTCGCCATTGTGGATGTGCAAGGCGTGCACCGATGGCGCCTGCCCTTGGAATACGTTGCTGTAGCTCCACATGGTTCCGTTCCAGATGGCCACGTCGGTTGCATTGTTCTGGAACGAACCACCGACCATGACGATACCCGCTTGCTCAATGGCGCACTCGATCGTCCCATCGAGGCCATTGCCCATTTCCTGGAAAGTGTTGCCGTCCCAGCGGGCCACGCGTGTGCGGTTCAGACCACCGGCCTGGGTGAAGTCGCCCGCAACGAGCAGGTCGCCGTTGCCCAGGGTGAGCAGTGTCGTAACGGTGCCGTTGGTACCGCCACCCAGGCTGAACCATGGGTCGCCGGGCGGGTAGCCGGGTTGGATCCAAGCGAGTTCATCTGCGGTGAAACCTTGTTCGGTTCCCCATGTGGCCACATCGGCAATGGTGATGTCGTGCACGAAGGCGAGGTTCATTTCGTCGTGGATACGTTGCGCCAATGCTCCATTGCCGCTCTCGCGCATCAGATGGCCCACGGCGCAAGCGGTGTTCTGCTCGTCGATGAACACCGGATTGCGGTAGTCCAGCACATGGTTCTGCGGGAAACGGCCGGCGTCGGCATAGGCCCGCAGCCGCCCGATGAGATGGATGCGGTTGGCCAACTGGGATGGGCTCAGGCCTTTCGGAGCGCTACTGCTCAGCCGGTCGCACACCATGCGCAGGTGTGTGCCGATGCGGTCCGGCTCGTTGCGGAAATGCCTTGGTGTTGAAGCAAGCGACGCCGGGTCCATGGTGCGCCACTGGACGTTCACTTCCATCAGGTGGGCTGCCAGCGGTGCTTCGGCTTGCGGTGGCAATTGGGCCGTTGCAGCGGTTGTCGTTGCGCAGGCCAAGGCGAGGATGAGTGTTCTCATGGTCGTTCGTTCGGGTTCCGGCTGTATGATGCGGGCCGCGCCGCCATCGCTGCCCGGAAGTGATGGAAAGTTGACGAATGCCGCTGCTTCCGGGCGTCCTCACAGCCCGTGGTTGGTGTAGGACAAGTCGTGACCGATGGCCCTTCACTTCCTTCCCAGGGCACTCAGCACTTCGGTCCTCCTCCTTCTGCTGATCTCCACCTTGCTGTCGTCACTGAGCAACAGTTCATCGAGCGCCCCCACGTTCTTGATGTGCGCACGGTTCACGATGTGACTACGATGTACACGCAGGAAATCATTCTCCGACAGGAACTCTTCGTAGGCCTGCAGCGTTCGGCTGCTCATCACCCGTTCGCCGCGCCGCAAGTGGAAGAGCGTGTAGTTGCGATCGGCCTCGCATCGGATGATGTCGTCCACGCGCAGATGGCGGTCGCCATCGCGCATGGGGATCACCAGCATGCGCGGCGCCTCTTTCTCCTTGTGCGTGCTCACGAGCATGTCCAGGCGTGCGGGCAGGAACGCGCGGTGCGCGATGAAGTGCCCGAGGGCTGCGTCGAACTCTTGTGGCTTGATGGGCTTCAGCAGGTAGTCCAGCGCACTGTAGCGGATGGCCCGGATGGCGTACGCATCGTAGCTGGTGATG
Protein-coding sequences here:
- a CDS encoding DEAD/DEAH box helicase — encoded protein: MTFDQLGLSQPLLDALRHEGYTKPTPIQEQAIPILLQGHDLLGCAQTGTGKTAAFALPILQLISGSAPASQPTGGVSKLRSFFGGKQTAEVAVAAPTGPRKGKQPLCLILTPTRELAIQIGESFAAYGRNLQVRHTVIFGGVGQKPQTDALHRGVEVLIATPGRLLDLMGQGYVHLESIELFVLDEADRMLDMGFIHDVKRVIQKLPSKRQTLFFSATMPPDVSKLANTILTNPRRVEVTPQSTTAEKVQQQVYHVDKGHKRALLVHVLENPALRSALVFTRTKHGANKVAKDLLKAGITAEAIHGNKSQNARQGALANFKSGKTRVLVATDIAARGIDIDELGHVINYELPNVPETYVHRIGRTGRAGASGLAISFCDTGEERDYLRDIQKLIGMQVPVVRDHPFDGAPPPPREVEERGPRHNHQRPRQQSSHRPSGEKQQQSHGSRQGQGQSSANNNGSGNGGKRRSNRWRGPRGPRPGGGQGPSAKG
- a CDS encoding T9SS type A sorting domain-containing protein — encoded protein: MNKQYITALAAILVAGGAIAQSNAGTRALKERYDASAVRHNTPGAAKGAVIWSNTFASASDWVISHDPNGFVVDWQIGIGLESSGQYGTPAILSTTASDGYAMLCSDCGNNGGSTYEQSFLTTAQSIDLSAFPNVVLQFETQYRRFNNEQTYIAISTDGVTWPVPPSDTATVGLPTGLYPVWKDGELTQSVSPGNPTVKRINISDAAGSQGTVWVRFYWYGVWGYAWYVDDVRVEEQPQYDVVMKSGFVSHTGTGDEYGRIPAAQMGTFLNVGGEFTNPGVQDQTNVSVNADVAGYNANTSAALLVTDETLLMDEDITLGGALAQQLYTCSLSVTSDQGGQDAYPDNNLYLRNFEITDNVYSLDGIDNHPAGYELLTATGTNSFTDNADQLFLMTMYYISTPMTVTGLEVLLANGTVEGGTITASIHDTTEVLNDNVLSPLVTSSETDVTAWHIANGRVGIAFNPPFTLNPGVYYAAVELVSNSNANDIRVLDDVTVPQPAIASMISLASDGLSYSNGNAYGIRLSSDPAVAVQENTGALEGINIYPNPSEGLFTINAAEAGSYLVDVTNILGEVVYTVNFNNLTVVDLSGLAKGVYSVRVSNDVASTVQKVTIR
- a CDS encoding peroxidase-related enzyme (This protein belongs to a clade of uncharacterized proteins related to peroxidases such as the alkylhydroperoxidase AhpD.), translated to MPHINLPPGHSPGISGLLIYRPETAKPLRELVEILLQGPSTLTKGEREIIAASVSWWNGCHFCHTSHAAAACAHLGRAADFIDEIKAGLPNEALSPRMRALLHVAHQVQRGGKHVTEDDVAQARESGATDIEIHDTVLIAASFCMFNRYVDGLNTWAWPEKEKFMEIGGKMAREGYMEPYVPSNDLAR
- the atpC gene encoding ATP synthase F1 subunit epsilon, encoding MKLEIITPDKEVFKGEAKQVSVPGVDGSMGFLDNHAPLITVLKAGNVKVTTADGKVQEFPVKGGVVEVMKNTVLVLAE
- a CDS encoding F0F1 ATP synthase subunit beta produces the protein MAKQIGKVVQVIGPVVDVRFEAGKDLPNIYDALHIKREDGNVLILETQQLIGEDTVRAVSMDSTDGLARDTRVEGQGQPIAMPVGDAIKGRLFNVVGAAIDGMKDVSGGKSYPIHRSAPKFEELSTSTEVLFTGIKVIDLIEPYAKGGKIGLFGGAGVGKTVLIQELINNIAKGYSGYSVFAGVGERTREGNDLLREMIESGIVKYGDDFMHSMEKGGWDLSKVDYTKLETSQATFVFGQMNEPPGARARVALSGLTLAEYFRDGDEQSGGRDILFFVDNIFRFTQAGSEVSALLGRMPSAVGYQPTLATEMGAMQERITSTKRGSITSVQAVYVPADDLTDPAPATTFAHLDATTVLSRKIAELGIYPSVDPLDSTSRILTPAIVGEEHYRCAQRVKAILQRYKELQDIIAILGMDELSEDDKMSVNRARKVQRFLSQPFFVAEQFTGLPGVMVPIEETIKGFNMILDGQMDEYPETAFNLKGSIEDVITAGKKMLADAAKA
- a CDS encoding bifunctional riboflavin kinase/FAD synthetase codes for the protein MRIHTDISQFYGVKRPVLTTGTFDGVHMGHRKILLRLKEIAQREEGESVLFTFHPHPRMVLFPHDNDLKLLSTQKEKTSLLEDAGIDHLLVVPFTRSFSRMTALEYVRNILVDGIGVHAMVIGHDHRFGRNREGDIGTLRQFGEVYDFKVEEIPAEEIDHVKVSSTKVRHALQAGDVAQACHWLGYEYPLTGLVVKGDQVGRTIGFPTANIALTDPYKLVPGDGVYAVHVSLRDGEHFGMLNIGKRPTVHSDGERTVEVHVLGLERDLYGETITVRFHQRVRDEMKFNGLDGLKQQLAIDRDHVSRLFAQ
- a CDS encoding leucine-rich repeat domain-containing protein yields the protein MTRFLPYLLFLCSLTATAQLLDAPALDSVRTFNSLERALKDPLSVHRLDLSGKKMKAVPEEVRQFKNLNMLDLGKNKLKELPDWLAELPYLQEVHLGRNKFTAFPGVLCKHVHLKKIVASQNEIDGLPPCIGGLEKLVVLDLWSNDIGALPAEAENLKALRFLDLRVIEMNAEEQAAIQELVPWATTYFSTPCNCGQ
- a CDS encoding nicotinamide mononucleotide transporter, which codes for MPPELLLAFEWSAVALNIGFTILIALEKRPGWLLGFVAAILSMVVYAAKDAWLMTVLNAFYAGMGLYGWWSWGRDPVSKTIVEFPFPKHAVLLLLGCGITVSLWATMHWLRIPGDYQLMEAFVAAFAIIATWMMSAKVLSNWIYWTIGDLVSVVYSELLDLHGYALLNAVYIGLAVAGYVRWRRAYREQWPKPAVTA
- a CDS encoding T9SS type A sorting domain-containing protein yields the protein MRTLILALACATTTAATAQLPPQAEAPLAAHLMEVNVQWRTMDPASLASTPRHFRNEPDRIGTHLRMVCDRLSSSAPKGLSPSQLANRIHLIGRLRAYADAGRFPQNHVLDYRNPVFIDEQNTACAVGHLMRESGNGALAQRIHDEMNLAFVHDITIADVATWGTEQGFTADELAWIQPGYPPGDPWFSLGGGTNGTVTTLLTLGNGDLLVAGDFTQAGGLNRTRVARWDGNTFQEMGNGLDGTIECAIEQAGIVMVGGSFQNNATDVAIWNGTMWSYSNVFQGQAPSVHALHIHNGELFAAGTVSGFAGTDQRVRKLVGLSWQDVGGNLNGTILALASFNGDLIIGGEFVGVQVFGAQDTSLMHVARLNNGGWEQLAGGLNAAVRDLELFDGALHAGGDLFENIAPVFGLARLAAGSSAWEQLMPNLTNYVFPGVGISAIHTLHVADTTLYLGGEFNIASGLTYGSNIARFHGVPDQFEPAATLDNNVQDIALHGNLVVIGGAFTSGNSTQLDHIGTFDLSTGVVDPSGRLEFGLAPNPAHDMITLTYAANERATLAVVDATGRVVINELLGSSAVRNFNVSALAPGSYSVVLNDGGARGTKTFIKQ
- a CDS encoding response regulator transcription factor — encoded protein: MTALVRAIIIDDDAFSRGQVRKQLERYSDAVDVVAECANGEEGIEAITTHRPDLVFLDVQMKGMNGFGMLDAIAERIFGVIFITSYDAYAIRAIRYSALDYLLKPIKPQEFDAALGHFIAHRAFLPARLDMLVSTHKEKEAPRMLVIPMRDGDRHLRVDDIIRCEADRNYTLFHLRRGERVMSSRTLQAYEEFLSENDFLRVHRSHIVNRAHIKNVGALDELLLSDDSKVEISRRRRTEVLSALGRK